The proteins below are encoded in one region of Phaseolus vulgaris cultivar G19833 chromosome 1, P. vulgaris v2.0, whole genome shotgun sequence:
- the LOC137814421 gene encoding large ribosomal subunit protein uL4-like, whose protein sequence is MAAAAARPLVSVQTLEGDAAPTVPLPDVMKAPIRPDIVNFVHSNISRNSRQPYAVSKRAGHQTSAESWGTGRAVSRIPRVPGGGTHRAGQAAFGNMCRGGRMFAPTKIWRRWHRKINVQQKRHAVVSAIAASAIPSLVQARGHRIESVPELPLVVSDSIESVEKSKEAVKILQKIGAFPDAEKAKLSRGIRPGKGKMRNRRYISRRGPLIVYGSEGAKAVKAFRNIPGVEVANVDRLNLLKLAPGGHLGRFIIWTKSAFEKLDSIYGSFDKVSEKKKGYLLPRAKMVNSDLSRIINSDEVQSVVRPVNKEVKRATLKKNPLKNLNVMLKLNPYAKTAKRMALLAEKQRLVAKKEKLDQKRNNVSKEEASAIRAAGKAWYQTMVSDSDYTEFDNFSKWLGVSQ, encoded by the exons atggcagcagcagcagcaaggCCTCTCGTATCCGTTCAAACCCTAGAGGGCGATGCAGCCCCCACCGTCCCTCTTCCTGATGTCATGAAGGCTCCCATTCGCCCTGACATTGTCAATTTCGTCCACTCCAACATTTCGCGCAACAGCCGCCAGCCTTACGCTGTCAGCAAGCGCGCCGGCCACCAGACATCCGCTGAGTCATGGGGTACCGGCCGCGCCGTATCGCGTATCCCTCGTGTGCCCGGCGGCGGCACGCACCGCGCTGGTCAGGCTGCCTTCGGCAACATGTGCCGCGGCGGGCGTATGTTCGCTCCCACCAAGATCTGGCGCCGCTGGCACCGCAAGATCAACGTTCAGCAGAAACGCCACGCCGTGGTCTCCGCCATCGCCGCCTCCGCGATACCCTCCTTGGTCCAGGCCCGCGGCCACCGCATCGAGTCTGTCCCTGAGCTCCCACTCGTTGTCAGCGACAGCATCGAGAGTGTGGAGAAGTCCAAAGAAGCGGTGAAAATTCTTCAGAAGATCGGCGCGTTCCCCGACGCGGAGAAAGCGAAACTGAGCCGCGGAATTCGTCCCGGCAAGGGGAAAATGAGGAACCGTAGGTACATTTCTCGCAGGGGTCCTCTTATCGTGTACGGATCTGAAGGGGCTAAAGCGGTTAAAGCGTTCAGGAACATTCCTGGTGTTGAGGTGGCAAATGTTGACAGGCTTAACCTTCTGAAGCTTGCACCCGGTGGCCACCTTGGGAGGTTTATTATCTGGACCAAGTCCGCGTTTGAGAAACTGGACTCCATTTATGGGTCTTTCGACAAGGTCTCCGAGAAAAAAAAGGGCTACCTTCTTCCCCGGGCCAAGATGGTTAACTCGGACTTGTCCCGTATCATTAATTCCGATGAGGTTCAGTCCGTGGTGAGGCCCGTTAATAAGGAGGTTAAGCGCGCTACTCTGAAGAAGAACCCTCTCAAGAACCTCAATGTCATGTTGAAGCTGAATCCCTATGCTAAGACCGCTAAAAGGATGGCTCTTCTCGCTGAGAAGCAGCGCCTTGTGGCCAAGAAGGAAAAGCTTGATCAGAAGCGCAACAATGTTTCAAAG GAGGAGGCTTCTGCTATCAGAGCTGCTGGAAAAGCGTGGTATCAAACTATGGTGTCAGACTCTGATTATACAGAGTTTGATAACTTCTCTAAGTGGCTGGGTGTTTCCCAGTGA